The Apium graveolens cultivar Ventura chromosome 6, ASM990537v1, whole genome shotgun sequence genome contains a region encoding:
- the LOC141665439 gene encoding uncharacterized protein LOC141665439 codes for MDGASNANGTGLGLILKSPQGDMIAQSICCDFKATNNEAEYEALIMGLTIAKDMKIKTIDVNCDSLLVVNHVKGSYEAKDPKMAAYLDITKSLINYFDNFSIQQVPRENNVQADALDGLGAVFKKLDLNNIPVVHIVKPAMEILVIGTEAMTLNQCDNNTSKDTDNWIKIFKDYL; via the coding sequence ATGGATGGGGCATCCAATGCCAATGGAACGGGATTGGGGCTTATCCTCAAATCGCCACAGGGGGATATGATAGCACAATCGATATGCTGTGACTTCAAAGCCACAAACAATGAAGCTGAATATGAAGCATTAATCATGGGACTCACAATCGCTAAAGACATGAAGATCAAAACCATTGATGTTAATTGTGATTCATTACTTGTTGTCAATCATGTCAAGGGCTCGTATGAGGCCAAGGATCCTAAAATGGCGGCTTACCTCGACATCACAAAAAGTCTAATCAACTATTTCGATAACTTCAGCATACAACAGGTCCCAAGGGAGAATAATGTACAAGCTGATGCATTGGATGGATTAGGAGCCGTGTTCAAAAAATTAGACCTCAACAACATTCCGGTAGTCCACATCGTGAAGCCTGCTATGGAAATATTAGTTATTGGAACAGAAGCAATGACCCTTAATCAATGTGATAACAACACCAGTAAAGATACTGACAATTGGATAAAAATATTCAAGGATTACTTATAA
- the LOC141665438 gene encoding uncharacterized protein LOC141665438, whose translation MNAVSWNYRGLGNPRAVHALRDVVKSHNPEILFLIETLSNKERMKQLSGKLGFSSHLAVECVGRSGGIALLWKSSVKCNVLNCSSNFIDAKLSNANGVEWRLTGYYGFPECGRRKESWDLLKWLANYSDLPWVVIGDFNDMINIADKKGNNSHPQVLLDGFKQTIDDCGLIELDLVGGNYTWEKSKGKPEWARERLDRAFASASWWSLFPLCNLRVHHCIHSDHDLIHFEMYSTNHTKKKFRFRFENAWLKENNFYVEVS comes from the coding sequence ATGAATGCTGTAAGTTGGAACTACAGAGGCTTGGGAAATCCTCGTGCAGTTCATGCTCTAAGAGACGTTGTAAAGTCTCATAATCCCGAGATTTTATTTTTAATTGAAACTTTGTCAAATAAAGAGAGAATGAAACAGCTTAGTGGCAAGTTGGGTTTCAGTAGCCACTTGGCAGTGGAGTGTGTAGGTCGAAGCGGAGGTATTGCTTTGCTTTGGAAAAGTAGTGTTAAATGTAATGTGCTCAACTGCAGTAGTAACTTTATAGATGCTAAGTTATCTAATGCTAATGGAGTTGAATGGAGGTTGACTGGCTACTATGGTTTTCCGGAGTGTGGTCGTAGAAAAGAGTCCTGGGACCTTTTAAAATGGTTAGCAAATTATTCTGACTTACCATGGGTGGTTATAGGTGACTTTAACGATATGATCAACATTGCTGACAAGAAAGGGAACAATTCTCACCCTCAGGTGCTCTTGGATGGTTTTAAGCAAACTATTGATGACTGTGGTTTAATCGAACTAGACCTGGTGGGAGGGAATTATACGTGGGAGAAAAGCAAGGGTAAACCGGAGTGGGCTAGGGAAAGATTGGATAGGGCTTTTGCTTCAGCTTCCTGGTGGAGCTTATTTCCTTTGTGTAACTTGCGAGTGCACCATTGTATTCATTCTGATCATGACCTTATTCATTTTGAGATGTATAGTACAAATCATACTAAAAAGAAATTTAGATTTCGGTTTGAGAACGCCTGGCTTAAGGAGAATAACTTTTATGTGGAGGTGTCGTAG